ACAGCGTGACTGCGCTCACCCCCGCTGCCGCCGACGGCCGGGGCCACCGGGACGTTCTGATCGCCATGTTCACCCGTACCGAGAGCTGACCAGGGAACTACCGTGATACGAGAACAGATCATCCGTTCCTTCCGGCAGCTCACACCCGCGGTCCTGGATCCGAGCCGGCCCATCGTCACCTTGTTCAGCGGTGGTTTGGACAGCACCTACCTGCTGCTCCGGTTGAAGCAGGCGGGGTTCCGGGACATTCACGCGGTGAGTGTGAATCTCGGCGAAGACGAGAGCAGCGAACACAAGCAGCGCATCGCGGATGAACTCGGCGCCCGCCTGCACATCATTGACGGACGCCAGGCGTTCGTGGAGGAGTTCGTCCGGCCTGCGATCGCAGCCCAGGCGGTCTACCTCGACACGCACCCGGTCAGTTCCACACTGAGCCGCCCCCTTATCGCGCGTCTCGCCGTGGGGCTGGCCGAGGAACTCGGGGCCGTAGCCATCTTGCACACCGCGAACCGTTCGCAGAATACGCTGCGGCGGCTCAACGGAGCCCTCGCTCTGCTCGGTTTCTCCGGTCCGTACGGCAGCCCGTACGACCTCGACCCGGTGGACCGTGACCAGAAGATCCAGGAACTCAAGGCGGTGGGCCTGGACCAGATGAGCGAGCGCATCGTCTCCGGTGACTCGAACCTGTGGTGCCGTGAGTTCGAATCCGGCATTCTCGACGATCCCGAAGACCACGCGGTGCCCGAGCACATGTATCAGTGGAGCGCCAGGCAGCCGGAGTTGTCCGGTGAGACCCTCGAAGTGCACTTCCGTGAGGGCGTACCGGTGAGTGTCGACGGGGTCGATATGCCGCTGCCCGAACTCATCGCCGCGCTGAATACCCGCGTCGGCGCGTACGGGATCGGCCGCTACAGCGGTCTGGAGCATCTCGACAACGGCGAGAAGGTCCTGGAGATCAGGGAGATGCCGGCAGCCTGCCTGCTGCTGCGCACCTACCGGCATCTGGAAACCGCCGTCCTCGAGGCCGAGACGATGCGCGAGAAGATGCATCTGGAGCAGCTGTGGGTGCGTGAATCGCTGGAGGGCCGCTGGTTCGGCGAGCTGCACCAGGCGCTTCAGTCCTTTATCGACACCTGCGCGGTACGGGTGACTGGATACGTGCGTTGGAAGCTGACGCCGGGTGGGGCCGAGACCCGCTCGATCACAGCCGATGAGCCGCGCTATCTCCGCGACCGCGAGGCCTGGGAGAAGTTCTCGATCCATATCGAGAACGCTCCCTATCAGCTCGTCTGAGAAGTCGGCCCGGTGCGGTGGGGGTCCGGTCGGAAACGGCGACCGGACCCCGACCGCACTTCCGCATCACGCCCAAGCTCCCTGTGGCTAGGCCCGATTGCGTTCTGCGGGTTCGCGGTCCAGGAGCTCCGGTGCCCTTCATGAAAGAGCGCAACCATGCTCGCAAACCCATCACGCATCCGGATGGTGGACCTTCTTCTGCTGGCGGTGGCCGCCGTATGGGGCTCCACCTATCTCGCCGCGAAGGAACTCGTCACACCCAGCACCGTCATTGCCATTCTGGCCCTCCGGTTCGCGGTTACGGCGGTGGCACTCCTGCCTGTCTGTCTCCGCAGACTACGCGCGGCCAGGCGCGATGAGGTGGCCACGGGGATGCTCCTCGGCGTCATCCTGGCGGTGGTCCTCCTCTTCGAGACGTTCGGCATCGCTCACACCAGTGCGACAAACGCTGGGCTCATCATCAGTCTCACCATTGTCATGACCCCCATCCTGGACAGCGCCGTAGGCAGGTCCTGGCTCCCGCCGCAGTTCTTCATCGCCGCCACCGCGGCAGTCGTCGGCGTCGGCCTCCTGGCATCCGGAACCGGGCTGCGCCCCCCGACTGCGGGAGACTGGCTGGTATTGGCTGCGGCGGCGGCACGTGCCGTTCACGTCACGGTGATGCACCGGAGGTCGGCCCGGAAGCAGTACGACTCGCTCAGCCTCACCTACGTGCAGATGACGACAGCAGCAGTGTTGTTCTGCGCAGTCAGTCCGCTGGTAGGGGTACCCGCATGGACTGTGACCTCCCGGCTCGACCCCGGTCTCTGGGCCGTCCTGCTGTACCTGGCACTGATCGGCACGGTCTTCGCTTTCTTCGTCCAGATGTGGGCAGTGCGGAAAACCTCGCCGTCCCGGGTCAGTCTGCTGCTGGGCACCGAGCCCATTTGGGCTCTCCTGGTCGGTGTCGTCCTCGGCGGGGACCGCCTGGGGATCTATGGCGCGGTGGGTGCCACCCTGATCCTTGTGGGAGCCGGGTGGGGGCAGCGCATTGAAAGGCAACACCGGGAGGCAAAGGAGAGGAACGCATCCGCCGCACTCGCCGCAGGAGTTCCCGAGCCTGTAGGAGAAGGCCGGCCAGTCGAAACGGCACACGGCACACCGCGTACTGACAGCTCATATTGAACCGACACGTACCGGCCGGGCCCTCCCCACGTGGATCCGAGGGCCCGGCCAGGTCACCCAGGCAGCCGGCTGATTGCCCCGCCGGGCAGGGTCTGGGAGCGGCTGACGCAGTGCCGTGCAAGGCTGACGACGCCTCGGCTCATGACCGCCCGCCGAACTGCCAGCCGTGGACCTCGATATCGGCGTACCGGTCGGGGGTGAGAACAGTGCGCGCCGTGTCCGGGTCCGGCGCCCGCACCAGCGCCGCCGTGCCCAGCCAGGTGGCGCCGTCGTCGGAGAGCAGCGGGCGGGCGTGAGGCGCCGCATCGAGTTCGGCGAGCGGGCGGGGCTTCCCTGCTCCGGCCGTCGGCCGCTCGATCGGCGGCCCACTGCCCTGCCCTGCGGACCCGTAACTACAGGTAAGTGATCAGTTTCACGCAGTGTGGGGCTCCACCAGCGGTCCATGCAGGCCGCCCGGCTGTCATCATCCCTAGCGACGCGGGCCTCAGTTGGTTCCGCAGAGACTTCAATGACGTAAATGGCAGCGAAAACAGGGGTGTTGGCGTGAGATTAGCGTGGTCGCGGTGGGTTGCGCCGAGGCGGGCGGGCACCGGCGCGGATTCCGTTCCGAGTGGGCCGGGGGTGGCCCGTCGCTCGTGGGCGGCGAGGCGTGTCGCGGCGGTCGGCGCGGTCGCCGTCCTCCTCGGCCAGCTCCTCGGCGGACACCCCGCCGCGGCGCAGGCCGGCTTCTTGCCGGGATCGGCGTTCCCCCTCGTCCTCGACGTGGACCTGACGCCGAATCCGGTGTGCAGCGGACCGGTACGCGGTCGGGTGCAGGTGTACGACCCCGCCGCGGCGAAGGCCGGAGCCACCGTGGAGTGGCGCGTACGGGCCGGTGTAGAGCAGCTGGCCGGCGGGCACCTCGCCATGGCCGGCCATGGCGGCACGGCGGAGTTCAGCATCCCCTTCGACCGGGTGCCCGCAGCCGAGACCGCCCTGCAGGTCGACGCCCGCATCGCCGCCTCGTCCGGCCATGGCCCCGGCCACTACGGCAAGGTCTGGCGGGACACGGTACGCCGGGGGTGCGACCCGGTGCGGGTGGCGTCCGTCGGTGACTCCGTAGTCTGGGGGCAGGGCCTGGACCACGATCAGAAGTTCCCCTACCTGACGGGTCAGTTGCTCGGCCGTGAGACGGGCCGGGGCCATCAGCACATGGACTACTCGATCTCCGGCGCGGTGCTCGACGCACCCGAGCTGCCCGCGGGCAACGATGACGCGGCCTGTCTGCGCACCACCGAGAAGCAGGACCCGGACGGCGACGGGGAGATGGAGTTCGGCGAGGTCACCCAGCAGATGCCGGACGTGTTCTGCCAACTGGAAAAGGCGGGCGCGCAGGCGCGGGCGGGCGGCTACGGCCTCGATCTGGTCGTGATCAACGGGTGCATCAACGACCTCGATCCCTTCTTCGGCATCGGCGTCGGCATCACCCCCGGCTCGAAGAACCTGCCCGAGGCAGTGCGGCGCGAGTGCTCCGGCGTGGGCGCGGCAGCGGAGAACCCCGCCAAGGACGTGCCCTACTTCAGCGGTGCGAAGGTCGGATACGGCGGACGCGGGATGCAGGCGGCGATCGAGAAGGCTCACGCCCTGCCGGGGCGGCCGAAGGTGATCGTGGCCGACTTCTACTACGCGCTGAGCCGCAGCAGTTCTCCGATCCCCGTGAAGACCTGTTCGACCCCGGGAGTCGCCGGTACGCGGCTGACCTCCTGCAAGGGCGCCCTCGGCAGCGTGGCCGAGCGCTATGAGCAGTACACCCAACTGGCCAACGCGGCCTACCATCAGGCGGCGGCCGCCGCCAACGAGTCGTCCAAGGACGGTCCGTATGCGGTGGCGGCCGATGGACTGTTCACCGTGGACAATGCCCTTCTCACCAGGGACTCCAAGGTCTGGGGCACTCCGGTGACCGACCCGGCGTTCCCGCTGCGCACACGGGCCTGCCCCGAGCTCAGCGCGACTCCGGCGCAGTGTCTGACCGCGGCCGTCGCTCACCCCGACATCGAGGGCGCCCGGCAGTACGCCGAAGCCTTTCTCCTCAACCCGAGTGTTCGCGAGTGGTTCCACCTTCCCCGGCAGGGGCCCCGGGCGCAGCTGAACGTCCCGGAGAGCGCGCACGTCGGCAGTGAGGTGCGTATGTCAGTGACGGTGGGTGGAAAGCCGCCCGCCCCCCGGTACCGCTACCACTGGTACTTCGGCGACGGTACACAGCGGGAGACGAGCGAGGCGGACGTCACCCATGCGTACGACCGTAAGGGACCCTGGCTGTCTCGGCTCGTGATGACTGGCCAGGATGGGAGGAAGGTCCTGGTAGAGGCCGCTCGGGCCATCACCACGGACTGACGGCTCCGCGCAAGGGGGGCGGCTCGCAGGTGCGGGCCGCCCCTCGGCATGAGCGCGCCGACACCGATCACCGACCAATGAACACTGACCACCGACCAAGGACCGCTGACCGCTGACCGCTGACCGCTGACCGCTGACCACCGAGCACCGAGCACTGGGCACGGTCTCGACGCGCCACCGAAAAGTGACGTTTGCGTTGTCGGTTTCCTTCCCGGGTTATGGAAATGTCAGCGCTTCTACGCGCTCCCGGACCTCGCTAAGGGCTGTCCCGTAATCCCTGGCGGGCGCACGACGACAGCTACGGCACCTCGCCGCGTTGTCGGAACATCCGGATACACCCAGTATCCGGACGTCCCTCCGCCTTGCGATGCACCGCATCTGACGCCGTGCGCTGATCCACCAGGGATTACGGGACAGCCCTTAGGCGGGGCGTCTGCGCACGGTTGTGAACGCCGTGCTTCACGCGCATGACAGTGAATTCGGAATGTGAGACGCATCCGGAAGATGCGTTGACGTGGCTGATTTTCGCTGCCAATCTCTCGGGTGTGAGCCAGTCCGAGAAATTCGCCGCACGCCTGCACGTCGATCTACGACGCCAGGCCAGCGCCATCTGTGCCGCTGGTAGCTGAGGACCGTCCAGTAACCCTGCCGACCGGTGCCGTCTCCTGACTCCACTCCTTCCACGGTTCGCGTTCACGCCAGGCCGCTGATGCGGCCGGCAACGTGTCACGCCTGCTGATCCGGTCTGTCCGCGTCGTCGGACAGCCCGTACGGCACGCCTATCGGCACCATGGGTTTCTCGCCCGCTTCCGTGAAGAGCGGATTACTCGCCGGCCATTCCCGGCGAGGGCCTATCCCCCGCTGGGTGTTTTCCTGCCCTGCTCAAAACCCGGGCGCGCAACTCTTCCGGCAATCCTCTCAGCGGGTCAGTCAGTCCCGCTCTCTTCCAGCAGCTCAGGAACGCACTCCGGCCGCTCCAACGATCTCGAACAGGACCTTCCCATGACCACGCTGAATGCATCGACCCGACGAAATTTCCTCACTCTGCTCGGTCTTTCGGCGGTCGCGGTGAGCTGCGGTACGACTGCGAACGGAGCGTCTTCCGGCAAGGGGCAGACCAAGACGCTCCGATATCAGGGCTGGGCGGGCCAGGTGACGTTGCCGGAGCTGGCTGAGGATCTCGGGTATCTGAAGGACGTGAAGCTGAAGTGGGTCGGCAACACGACCAGCGGCCCGCAGGACATCCAGTCCACGGCCACCGGCCAGACCGACTTCGGCGGGGCGTTCAACGGCGCGGTCGTCAAACTGGCCGCAAACAAGGCTCCCGTCAAGGCTGTCATCAGCTACTACGGCTCCGACAAGGACGCCTACAACGGCTACTACGTACTCGATGACAGCCCGATCCGCTCGGCCCGTGACCTGATCGGCAAGAAGGTCGGGATGAACACCCTCGGAGCCCACGCCGAGGCGTTGCTCGACATCTATCTGGAGCGGGGCGGCCTGTCCCCAGGACAGGCAGGCAAGGTCGAACCGCTGGTGGTGCCGCCTGTCAACACCGAGCAGAGCCTGCGTCAGCGCCAGATCGAGGTGGCCGTACTCGGCGGCATTCTGCGTGACAAGGCCCTGGCGAAGGGGGGAATCCGCCGGCTGTTCACCGACTACGAACTGCTCGGCGCCTTCAGCGCCGGCACGTATGTGATAGCGGACCGCTTCCTGCAACAGAATCCCGACACGGCGCGGACCTTCGTCACCGCGGTGGGGCGGGCCATCGAGTGGTCCCGGTCCACTCCGCGTGAGGAGGTCGTCGCCCGGATGACGGACATCGTGAAGAAGCGCGGACGCAATGAGGAGGTAGCGCCCCTTAGGTACTGGAAGTCGTACGGCGTCGTCGAGACCGCTGGCCGTATCAAGGGCAAGGAACTCCAGCTCTGGATCGACTGGTTGGCCAAACGCGGCGACATCGAGAAGAGCCAGGTGACGCTGTCCGAGCTGTACACCAATGAGTTCAACGCCCATAGCGGAGGCGGCGCCGGCCTCCCGTCCGCTGCATCGTCCTCCACCCCCTCGTCCTCCGCCCCCTCGTCGCCCTCCTCCCCCTCGCTGTCCGCCTCCCCTTCGAAGAGCGGGAGGTGATCCCATGCCGGAATCGATCACACCCAAGATCGCGTTCGAGGGCGTACGCAAGGACTTCACCGTCAAGGACCGGGCGAGCAAGGGCCGGTCGGGCAAGGACAAGGATCGCGCGGGGGAACGGCGGGCACACGAGTTCACTGCCCTCGACGGCATCGACCTGGAGATCGCGGCGGGCGAGTTCGTCGTCCTGGTCGGCCCCAGCGGCTGCGGGAAGTCGACTCTGCTGGATCTGCTCGGCGGTCTCGCCCGCCCCACCGGCGGGCGGATCCTGCTGGACGGCGAGCCCGTCACCGGCCCGGGTCTGGACCGCGGCATCGTCTTCCAGCAGTACGCTCTGCTGCCCTGGCGCACGGCACAGGGCAACGTCGAGTTCGGCCTGGAGGCCACCGGGGTGCCACGGCACGAACGCGCCGCACGGGCCGGGGAGTTCCTGGACCTGGTCGGGTTGTCCGGGTTCGAGAACCGCCATCCGCACGAGCTGTCGGGTGGGATGCGGCAGCGGGTCGCGATCGCTCGCAGTCTCGCCTACGACCCCGATGTGCTGCTGATGGACGAGCCGTTCGCCGCGCTGGACGCCCAGACCAGGGAGTCGTTGCAGGACGAACTGCTGCGGATCTGGCAGCGCACCGGAAAGACGGTCGTCTTCATCACGCACGGGATCGAGGAGGCCGTCTATCTGGGGCAGCGGGTCGCCGTCATGACCTCCCGGCCCGGCCGGATCAAGGAGGTCGTGCCGATCGCCTTCGACTCCCGCACGGCGACGGACGACCTCCGCTCCAGTACCGAGTTCGCACGCTACCGGCACGAGATCTGGTCGCTGCTGCACGACGAGGTGGCCAGGGCCCAGCAGTTGGAGAAGGAGGCGGTATCCGTATGAGCCCCGCAACCGGCACGAGCACGCCCACCGGCACCGGCACCGGCACCGGCACGAACGCGGGCAGCAGAAGCAGCACCAACACCCCAACCGGCACGACGGCCGGTACGGCGACCGGGAAGACCCTTACGCCCGGCTCGGCGAGCATCGCCGAAGCCACCGCAGCTGCCCAGGCCCCTTCCGTCCGGGCCCCTTCCGTCCAGTCCCCGTCCCTCCCCTCCTCCGTGCCGCCCCCGGCACCACCCCCGGGCGTGCGCCGAGGCTCCGGCCCGACGGCGCGCTTCCGTCGGGCGGCCGGCCGACTGCCGTACCTGCTGCTGAAGGGCGCCACCAAGTCCGCGGCGGTGGTCGCCCTGCTGCTCCTGTGGGAGGCCGCCCCTCGACTCGGTCTGGTCGACCGGACGTTCCTGCCGCCGTTCAGCGAGGTCGCCGGTGCCTGGTGGGGGCTGGCGGCCGACGGCCAACTGGCCGACAACACGGGCGCCAGCCTGGTGCGGTCGTTCAGCGGATTCGCGCTGGCCGTGGTCGTCGCCGTTCCGCTCGGTCTGCTGATCGGCTGGTACCGGCCGGTCGCCGACCTGCTCGGTCCGCTGCTCGAGGTGTTCCGCAACACGGCCGCGCTCGCCCTGCTGCCGGTGTTCGTCCTGCTGCTGGGGATCGGCGAGACGTCGAAGATCTCCATCGTGATGTACGCGTGCACCTGGCCGATCCTGCTCAACACGGTCAGCGCCGTACGCCACGTCGACCCCACGCTGCTCCGCCTGGCCAGGTCGATGGACCTGTCCGCGCCACACCTGTTCCAGAAGGTCATCCTGCCGTCCTCGGTACCGGTCATGTTCACCGGCATCCGGCTGGCCGGAGCAGCGTCGATCCTGGTGCTGGTCGCCGCCGAGATGATCGGCGCCAAGGCCGGTCTGGGCTATCTGATCAACGCCTCGCAGTACAACTTCGCGATCCCGCAGATGTACGCGGGCATCCTCACGATCTCCGCCATCGGCGTGGCCTTCAACCAGTTCCTGGTGACCGTGGAACGGCGGCTCAGTTCCTGGCGCGTCCCTGCCACCGGCTGACCTCGGACCGCCCGGGAAAGGGGGGCTGCGCCTCAACTCACCTCACATCTACGGCAATTGACTAACCATCACTCACCTGAACGGAGAAACCGCACATGACCGCCACCGGCAGCAGCACCAGCTTCGACATCCGCAGGATCGGGGGACGCATCGGCGCCGAGATCATCGGTGTGGAGCTCACCGCCGACCTCGATCCCGCCCTCGTCACCGAGATCAACTCCGCGCTCCTGGAACACAAGGCGCTGGTCTTCCGTAACCAGCAACTCGACGATGCCGGTCAGCTCCGCTTCGCCTCCCTCTTCGGCGAGCTCACCACCGCGCACCCCACCGTCCCTTCCGTCGACGGGCAGCCCAACATCCTGCCCGTCGACGGGGACGAGGGCATCCGGGC
This Streptomyces decoyicus DNA region includes the following protein-coding sequences:
- a CDS encoding argininosuccinate synthase-related protein, with protein sequence MIREQIIRSFRQLTPAVLDPSRPIVTLFSGGLDSTYLLLRLKQAGFRDIHAVSVNLGEDESSEHKQRIADELGARLHIIDGRQAFVEEFVRPAIAAQAVYLDTHPVSSTLSRPLIARLAVGLAEELGAVAILHTANRSQNTLRRLNGALALLGFSGPYGSPYDLDPVDRDQKIQELKAVGLDQMSERIVSGDSNLWCREFESGILDDPEDHAVPEHMYQWSARQPELSGETLEVHFREGVPVSVDGVDMPLPELIAALNTRVGAYGIGRYSGLEHLDNGEKVLEIREMPAACLLLRTYRHLETAVLEAETMREKMHLEQLWVRESLEGRWFGELHQALQSFIDTCAVRVTGYVRWKLTPGGAETRSITADEPRYLRDREAWEKFSIHIENAPYQLV
- a CDS encoding DMT family transporter, encoding MLANPSRIRMVDLLLLAVAAVWGSTYLAAKELVTPSTVIAILALRFAVTAVALLPVCLRRLRAARRDEVATGMLLGVILAVVLLFETFGIAHTSATNAGLIISLTIVMTPILDSAVGRSWLPPQFFIAATAAVVGVGLLASGTGLRPPTAGDWLVLAAAAARAVHVTVMHRRSARKQYDSLSLTYVQMTTAAVLFCAVSPLVGVPAWTVTSRLDPGLWAVLLYLALIGTVFAFFVQMWAVRKTSPSRVSLLLGTEPIWALLVGVVLGGDRLGIYGAVGATLILVGAGWGQRIERQHREAKERNASAALAAGVPEPVGEGRPVETAHGTPRTDSSY
- a CDS encoding PKD domain-containing protein, with the translated sequence MARRSWAARRVAAVGAVAVLLGQLLGGHPAAAQAGFLPGSAFPLVLDVDLTPNPVCSGPVRGRVQVYDPAAAKAGATVEWRVRAGVEQLAGGHLAMAGHGGTAEFSIPFDRVPAAETALQVDARIAASSGHGPGHYGKVWRDTVRRGCDPVRVASVGDSVVWGQGLDHDQKFPYLTGQLLGRETGRGHQHMDYSISGAVLDAPELPAGNDDAACLRTTEKQDPDGDGEMEFGEVTQQMPDVFCQLEKAGAQARAGGYGLDLVVINGCINDLDPFFGIGVGITPGSKNLPEAVRRECSGVGAAAENPAKDVPYFSGAKVGYGGRGMQAAIEKAHALPGRPKVIVADFYYALSRSSSPIPVKTCSTPGVAGTRLTSCKGALGSVAERYEQYTQLANAAYHQAAAAANESSKDGPYAVAADGLFTVDNALLTRDSKVWGTPVTDPAFPLRTRACPELSATPAQCLTAAVAHPDIEGARQYAEAFLLNPSVREWFHLPRQGPRAQLNVPESAHVGSEVRMSVTVGGKPPAPRYRYHWYFGDGTQRETSEADVTHAYDRKGPWLSRLVMTGQDGRKVLVEAARAITTD
- a CDS encoding putative leader peptide, whose protein sequence is MTVNSECETHPEDALTWLIFAANLSGVSQSEKFAARLHVDLRRQASAICAAGS
- a CDS encoding ABC transporter substrate-binding protein codes for the protein MTTLNASTRRNFLTLLGLSAVAVSCGTTANGASSGKGQTKTLRYQGWAGQVTLPELAEDLGYLKDVKLKWVGNTTSGPQDIQSTATGQTDFGGAFNGAVVKLAANKAPVKAVISYYGSDKDAYNGYYVLDDSPIRSARDLIGKKVGMNTLGAHAEALLDIYLERGGLSPGQAGKVEPLVVPPVNTEQSLRQRQIEVAVLGGILRDKALAKGGIRRLFTDYELLGAFSAGTYVIADRFLQQNPDTARTFVTAVGRAIEWSRSTPREEVVARMTDIVKKRGRNEEVAPLRYWKSYGVVETAGRIKGKELQLWIDWLAKRGDIEKSQVTLSELYTNEFNAHSGGGAGLPSAASSSTPSSSAPSSPSSPSLSASPSKSGR
- a CDS encoding ABC transporter ATP-binding protein, which gives rise to MPESITPKIAFEGVRKDFTVKDRASKGRSGKDKDRAGERRAHEFTALDGIDLEIAAGEFVVLVGPSGCGKSTLLDLLGGLARPTGGRILLDGEPVTGPGLDRGIVFQQYALLPWRTAQGNVEFGLEATGVPRHERAARAGEFLDLVGLSGFENRHPHELSGGMRQRVAIARSLAYDPDVLLMDEPFAALDAQTRESLQDELLRIWQRTGKTVVFITHGIEEAVYLGQRVAVMTSRPGRIKEVVPIAFDSRTATDDLRSSTEFARYRHEIWSLLHDEVARAQQLEKEAVSV
- a CDS encoding ABC transporter permease produces the protein MSPATGTSTPTGTGTGTGTNAGSRSSTNTPTGTTAGTATGKTLTPGSASIAEATAAAQAPSVRAPSVQSPSLPSSVPPPAPPPGVRRGSGPTARFRRAAGRLPYLLLKGATKSAAVVALLLLWEAAPRLGLVDRTFLPPFSEVAGAWWGLAADGQLADNTGASLVRSFSGFALAVVVAVPLGLLIGWYRPVADLLGPLLEVFRNTAALALLPVFVLLLGIGETSKISIVMYACTWPILLNTVSAVRHVDPTLLRLARSMDLSAPHLFQKVILPSSVPVMFTGIRLAGAASILVLVAAEMIGAKAGLGYLINASQYNFAIPQMYAGILTISAIGVAFNQFLVTVERRLSSWRVPATG